One genomic window of Mogibacterium diversum includes the following:
- a CDS encoding fibronectin type III domain-containing protein, with protein sequence MATTLFNQWVIHSGPRIRLTATTDYYRDGAYMYYRINTYIHGLDYRQSWYGWYLDMAVYVDGQYMGTTRLKQNKPIRWSGISNSTPYYAVKRVSGNAHIKIVLTSNKPRYGQRVWESGGALPAPPLSTAGLLTLKDITESGMIVNISGLPTGYEKELRFWHKAKGEAWKHIGNKTVSNSSRDCSRAFNDLIANTSYEISVEEFVDGYKITSFDSVIALPTAKGELTTTTTESELIAVEEVNSNISYTRTLEWYIRPAGAGNFQYMGEEELPAGVSTKARKFEKLTTGCRYDVRTLIKRKDNVLKETVVSDSLKPSSAVIKAESDTYSSIQVNVSHMVNTGWERTIKAKYKAAQESEYREESVTTGNESAFVNLKNLKAFTDYEVVVEIYRDSQVIKSWAETVKTREMGFVAIPVIKSIESVIRTKDAVINWLVNDDRDEMSYDVEYKIGEREWTRLITTKYKPKLTITLPSGNTEYLIRIKGYATDSTKISYSLAVPVYTYHRFEYDSVVNAQNEIDLTSTEVNRLIRFINKKIGSSLMFIEEDELITLEKHNELRRTLALNVISGGDIKATDWVSLKNKVNEG encoded by the coding sequence ATGGCAACAACTCTATTTAATCAATGGGTGATACATAGTGGACCCAGAATCAGACTTACTGCCACAACAGATTATTATCGTGATGGCGCATATATGTATTACCGTATAAACACATATATCCACGGTTTAGACTATAGGCAGTCGTGGTATGGGTGGTATTTAGATATGGCGGTGTACGTAGACGGACAATATATGGGCACTACGAGGTTAAAACAGAATAAGCCTATAAGATGGTCAGGTATTAGTAATTCGACGCCGTATTATGCTGTTAAACGTGTTTCTGGCAATGCCCATATCAAGATTGTACTAACATCAAACAAACCTAGATACGGACAGAGAGTGTGGGAAAGCGGCGGAGCTTTACCGGCACCGCCATTAAGCACAGCCGGACTATTAACACTAAAAGATATTACTGAATCCGGAATGATAGTTAATATAAGCGGACTACCTACAGGATATGAAAAAGAGCTCCGTTTTTGGCATAAGGCAAAAGGTGAGGCATGGAAACATATTGGAAATAAAACCGTATCTAACAGCAGTAGAGATTGCAGCAGGGCATTTAATGACCTTATAGCTAACACTAGCTATGAAATATCAGTAGAGGAATTCGTAGATGGTTACAAAATAACTTCGTTTGACTCAGTGATTGCACTACCTACCGCAAAAGGAGAGCTGACTACAACTACTACAGAAAGCGAACTAATAGCGGTTGAAGAGGTTAATTCAAACATTTCATACACTAGAACGCTAGAGTGGTATATAAGACCAGCAGGTGCAGGAAATTTTCAGTACATGGGAGAAGAAGAACTACCTGCAGGTGTAAGCACAAAGGCGAGAAAGTTTGAAAAACTCACAACAGGCTGTAGATATGATGTTAGAACGCTTATTAAACGCAAGGACAACGTTTTAAAAGAGACTGTTGTATCCGATTCACTTAAACCAAGTAGCGCAGTTATAAAAGCTGAATCAGATACATATAGTAGCATCCAGGTAAACGTATCTCACATGGTGAATACCGGGTGGGAACGCACTATAAAAGCGAAGTACAAAGCTGCGCAGGAATCAGAATATAGAGAAGAGAGCGTGACAACAGGAAATGAAAGCGCATTTGTAAACCTAAAGAACCTCAAAGCTTTTACTGACTATGAAGTCGTAGTTGAAATCTATAGAGATTCCCAGGTTATAAAGTCATGGGCTGAAACTGTTAAGACAAGAGAAATGGGGTTTGTTGCAATTCCTGTTATCAAAAGCATTGAATCTGTTATCAGAACTAAAGATGCTGTTATCAATTGGCTTGTAAATGATGACAGAGACGAAATGAGCTACGATGTTGAATATAAGATTGGTGAAAGAGAGTGGACGAGGCTTATAACAACTAAGTATAAACCGAAGCTCACAATAACTCTGCCTAGCGGTAATACTGAATACCTAATCAGGATAAAAGGCTATGCTACAGATTCAACAAAGATATCTTATTCTCTAGCGGTACCAGTGTATACATATCATCGCTTCGAGTATGACAGCGTTGTTAATGCGCAAAACGAAATCGACTTAACAAGTACTGAGGTAAACAGACTTATACGCTTTATCAATAAAAAAATTGGTAGCAGCTTAATGTTTATTGAAGAGGACGAACTTATCACGCTTGAAAAGCATAATGAATTAAGAAGGACACTAGCTTTAAACGTAATTTCTGGTGGAGACATTAAAGCTACTGACTGGGTATCGCTCAAAAACAAGGTAAATGAGGGTTAA
- a CDS encoding BppU family phage baseplate upper protein: MKRISVTVDVNKVKSIIVNGLVQFDDDAAIDDIKLLNGSSSFDFSEYTAVTIEIIRPDGKAFVDCIGDHLTVEDAAQGFLTYKPVPEVTKLVGLYFVDISIYTNGKKMTTSRFTYNVSDGNIDNTEIEKEEYYPVLLALVKEVSTYKAAEEARERAEKLRASETAGIIAQANKILDNIQEKQGYLDDLYSAFVQIANEITGSNFDVTSLITASSLETRLKGIYPIKDGKDGIEEGQLGFDKSKGLLYIGGAEVKVLNKPEVAISGTEPEDKSLLWLDSVSGKVKYYAGGAWSEAKCFAVYK, encoded by the coding sequence ATGAAAAGAATCAGCGTAACGGTAGATGTAAACAAAGTGAAGTCCATTATTGTTAATGGCCTGGTACAGTTCGATGACGATGCAGCAATAGATGATATCAAACTGCTTAATGGCAGCAGCTCGTTCGACTTTTCGGAGTATACCGCTGTAACAATCGAAATTATCCGTCCGGACGGAAAAGCTTTTGTTGATTGCATAGGAGACCACTTAACAGTCGAAGATGCAGCACAAGGATTTCTAACATATAAGCCGGTTCCAGAAGTCACAAAACTTGTAGGTTTGTACTTCGTGGATATTTCCATATACACAAACGGCAAGAAGATGACTACATCAAGATTCACATATAACGTATCAGATGGAAACATAGATAATACTGAAATTGAAAAGGAAGAGTATTATCCGGTACTTCTTGCGCTTGTAAAAGAGGTATCAACATACAAGGCGGCCGAAGAAGCAAGGGAACGAGCAGAGAAGTTAAGAGCAAGCGAAACCGCAGGTATCATCGCACAGGCAAATAAGATTCTAGATAACATCCAGGAAAAACAAGGATATCTAGATGACTTGTATAGCGCATTTGTGCAGATAGCTAACGAGATAACCGGCAGTAACTTCGATGTTACATCGCTTATAACAGCATCTAGCCTTGAAACTAGATTAAAGGGTATCTATCCAATCAAGGACGGTAAAGATGGAATTGAAGAAGGACAGCTAGGATTTGATAAGTCAAAAGGCTTACTTTACATAGGCGGTGCAGAAGTTAAGGTATTAAATAAGCCGGAAGTTGCTATATCAGGAACTGAACCAGAAGATAAGAGTTTGCTCTGGCTAGATAGCGTAAGCGGTAAGGTTAAATACTATGCTGGCGGTGCATGGAGTGAGGCTAAATGCTTTGCAGTATATAAGTAG
- a CDS encoding N4-gp56 family major capsid protein, whose product MNIRDYFLFGNPNTNITTDSNLTPDMKEYYDKNLIRLTGPQLIHDQFAQKRPIPKNGGKVIKFRQYKPFPKALTPLTEGVTPDGRKLQMTEVSATIKQYGDYVTLSDMLLLTALDNNLLESQQLLSDQAGRTLDTVTREVMHSGTNVLYAGGKSARAALTKDDKLTVDTVKRAARILKNANAPKIDKYYVAIINPDTSYDLQSDEAWIDASKYAGSTQIFEGEVGKIAGVRFIESTEAKIFNEKSTSGARIYGTLFLGANAYGTTEIEGGGLEMIVKQKGSAGTADPLNQRATAGWKAAKTAELLVSPYIVRCEHCVTLESDPN is encoded by the coding sequence ATGAATATCAGAGACTATTTCCTTTTCGGAAATCCAAACACAAATATCACTACAGATAGCAATCTGACGCCGGATATGAAGGAGTACTACGATAAAAATCTTATCAGGCTCACAGGTCCGCAGCTAATTCACGACCAGTTTGCACAGAAGAGACCAATTCCAAAGAATGGCGGTAAGGTTATTAAATTCAGACAGTACAAGCCGTTTCCAAAGGCACTAACACCACTTACAGAGGGTGTAACACCGGACGGAAGAAAGCTCCAGATGACAGAGGTATCTGCAACAATCAAGCAGTACGGCGATTACGTAACTCTATCAGACATGCTGCTTCTCACGGCACTAGATAACAACCTTCTAGAGTCACAGCAGCTACTATCTGACCAGGCAGGAAGAACACTTGATACAGTTACAAGAGAGGTTATGCACTCAGGCACCAACGTACTTTACGCAGGCGGCAAGTCGGCAAGAGCGGCACTAACCAAGGATGACAAACTAACAGTAGATACAGTCAAGAGAGCTGCTAGAATTCTTAAGAATGCTAACGCGCCAAAGATTGACAAGTACTACGTTGCTATCATCAATCCTGATACCTCGTACGACCTACAGTCTGATGAGGCATGGATTGATGCATCGAAGTATGCAGGTTCAACTCAGATCTTCGAGGGAGAGGTTGGAAAGATTGCAGGAGTAAGATTTATCGAGTCTACAGAGGCTAAAATCTTCAACGAGAAGAGCACATCCGGAGCTAGAATCTATGGAACACTATTCCTAGGTGCTAACGCATACGGAACTACCGAGATTGAAGGTGGCGGACTCGAGATGATTGTTAAGCAGAAGGGTTCAGCAGGAACGGCAGATCCACTCAATCAGAGAGCAACTGCTGGATGGAAGGCTGCAAAAACTGCAGAGCTTCTAGTTAGCCCTTACATCGTAAGATGTGAGCACTGCGTAACACTGGAATCTGATCCAAACTAA
- a CDS encoding ribosomal-processing cysteine protease Prp, with protein MTSAKLTSKRDEQGKITYALDIKEHADESHVCFAISTLVHTVSDMVERLESSIDINPGDVVISFTSHPDNVNEMIYARIIYTFACKMLTILEEGYPKNIKVIMP; from the coding sequence ATGACATCAGCAAAACTGACGAGTAAGAGAGATGAACAAGGCAAAATCACGTATGCGCTAGATATCAAAGAGCACGCGGACGAAAGTCACGTGTGCTTTGCAATAAGCACGCTGGTGCATACAGTGTCGGATATGGTCGAAAGATTAGAAAGCTCAATCGATATTAATCCAGGCGATGTAGTAATTAGCTTTACATCGCATCCGGACAACGTAAATGAAATGATATACGCAAGAATCATATATACATTTGCATGCAAAATGTTAACGATTCTTGAAGAGGGATACCCCAAAAACATCAAAGTGATTATGCCGTAG
- a CDS encoding portal protein, which produces MKDKKKLKEQNAKEVEKAKPLRDPEPIEDDEPEEDPAQAEGDKQLMKRLGINPKKAAEEPIEDEEEEPDYIEQEPEPTSLDAKEEPETDYGAFNEDEGKEWDPNYGRKGIIDEEVIGEAKNTYEKYKQNLEKFKKRIVENEKWWQFKQWEVIGDAQGKENDPKPESAWMFNSLANKHADAMDNYPMPNLLPREESDKGSALSLSKIVPCILDNCDFQQIYSDAWWYKLKQGFCVYATYWDNTRDNGAGDIAVKQIDVLNLLWEPGIKYIQDSPNIFLIDAVDNDILVGMYPDLEGVLSNSAGAEIVKYDTERDDSASNRTVVYDWYYKQTVEGRTIVHYCKFIDGHVLFASENCEEYLESGYYISGEYPFVVDNLFPVESEMLGFGYIDVMKSPQMVINKMDQIVAKNAALVGKPRWAINKNSGVNPEQVADYSQDFFEVNGRIEEGNIKQFQTTPLPSLVMNYLEMKKEELKETSGNRDFSQGSTAAGVTAASAIAALQEAGSKLSRDMIGGSYRAYVRLVKQIIELIRQFYDEPRCFRIDGEGGSYEFISFENSLLKETTIDDVTGQPEIVKKPIFDVKISAAKKNAFNRASQNETVKELYGMGVFNPNNYVQAGMLLDAMDFEGVEELRRKVGENGNLNEKLNQLAGIAMQMAGMLDQTVGAGEFTSQVQQALGMEVAPQLNAAAYEARRGIDRPVNTRAANIRDRASNQASVGEGHDISKTDE; this is translated from the coding sequence ATGAAAGACAAGAAGAAACTAAAAGAGCAAAACGCTAAAGAAGTTGAGAAGGCTAAACCATTAAGAGATCCTGAACCGATTGAGGATGATGAACCCGAAGAAGATCCGGCGCAAGCCGAGGGAGATAAACAGCTTATGAAGAGGCTAGGAATAAACCCAAAGAAAGCAGCCGAAGAACCTATCGAAGATGAAGAGGAAGAGCCAGACTATATAGAGCAGGAACCAGAACCAACATCACTAGATGCGAAGGAAGAGCCGGAAACGGATTACGGAGCATTTAACGAAGATGAAGGCAAAGAGTGGGACCCGAACTATGGCCGAAAAGGAATCATTGATGAAGAGGTTATAGGAGAGGCAAAGAACACGTATGAAAAGTACAAGCAGAATCTTGAAAAGTTCAAGAAACGCATCGTTGAGAATGAAAAGTGGTGGCAGTTCAAACAGTGGGAAGTTATAGGCGATGCACAAGGTAAAGAAAACGATCCAAAGCCTGAAAGTGCATGGATGTTTAATTCGCTTGCCAACAAACACGCTGACGCTATGGATAACTATCCTATGCCTAACCTACTTCCACGTGAAGAGAGTGACAAAGGTTCTGCATTGTCGTTATCAAAGATTGTGCCATGCATCCTAGACAACTGCGACTTTCAGCAAATATATAGTGATGCGTGGTGGTATAAGTTAAAACAAGGGTTCTGCGTATATGCTACGTACTGGGATAACACAAGAGATAACGGCGCCGGTGATATCGCCGTAAAGCAAATAGATGTTCTAAATCTATTATGGGAGCCAGGAATTAAATATATCCAGGATTCGCCAAACATATTTCTAATAGACGCCGTGGATAACGATATCCTTGTAGGGATGTATCCAGACCTAGAAGGCGTGCTATCAAATTCTGCAGGTGCTGAAATCGTGAAGTATGATACAGAGCGTGACGATTCAGCATCAAACAGGACAGTCGTATATGACTGGTACTACAAGCAGACTGTAGAGGGTAGAACGATAGTACACTACTGCAAATTTATAGACGGTCACGTACTCTTTGCATCTGAAAACTGCGAAGAGTATCTAGAGAGCGGATATTACATTTCAGGCGAATATCCGTTCGTTGTGGATAACCTATTCCCGGTTGAATCTGAAATGCTAGGCTTCGGATATATCGATGTTATGAAATCTCCTCAGATGGTCATAAACAAGATGGATCAGATTGTCGCAAAGAATGCTGCTCTTGTTGGCAAACCAAGATGGGCTATTAACAAGAATTCAGGAGTAAACCCAGAGCAAGTAGCTGATTATTCACAAGACTTCTTTGAGGTAAACGGCAGAATTGAAGAAGGGAATATCAAACAGTTTCAAACAACGCCGCTACCATCGCTTGTTATGAATTACCTCGAGATGAAAAAAGAAGAGCTAAAAGAAACCTCGGGCAATCGCGACTTCTCGCAGGGAAGTACGGCCGCAGGTGTAACGGCGGCTAGCGCCATTGCAGCACTGCAAGAGGCAGGTTCAAAGCTATCTCGTGACATGATAGGTGGCTCGTACAGAGCGTACGTTAGGCTGGTTAAGCAGATTATAGAATTAATCAGACAGTTCTATGATGAGCCTCGTTGTTTCAGAATTGACGGAGAGGGCGGATCATACGAATTCATTAGTTTTGAAAATTCACTGCTCAAGGAAACAACAATAGATGACGTTACAGGACAGCCAGAGATCGTAAAGAAACCTATATTCGATGTTAAAATCTCCGCTGCCAAAAAGAACGCGTTTAATAGAGCATCGCAAAATGAGACGGTCAAAGAGCTGTACGGAATGGGGGTATTCAATCCAAACAACTATGTACAAGCAGGAATGCTGTTAGACGCTATGGACTTTGAAGGAGTGGAAGAACTCCGCAGGAAGGTGGGAGAAAACGGAAATCTAAATGAAAAACTGAATCAGTTAGCTGGCATCGCCATGCAGATGGCAGGAATGCTAGACCAGACAGTTGGAGCAGGCGAATTCACATCTCAGGTACAGCAGGCTCTAGGAATGGAAGTAGCGCCGCAGTTAAACGCTGCCGCATATGAGGCTAGGCGCGGTATAGATAGGCCGGTAAACACTAGAGCGGCAAACATCAGAGATAGAGCAAGTAACCAGGCAAGCGTAGGAGAAGGTCATGACATCAGCAAAACTGACGAGTAA
- a CDS encoding phage terminase large subunit, with product MKIAWEPQPRQKVFMSRPEYEVLYGGAAGGGKSDAILCEALRQVHISSYKGLILRRTFPQLSELMDRSINLYSKAFPSAKFNESKYVWKFESGAKIYFGNLQRETDKYNYQGKAYDFIAFDELTHFTRTQYMYLMSRNRPTAPGTRVYIRASANPGGVGHGWVKKRFITPAPPMTRIKGVYKIVTPTGELIERVRSRMFVPSTVFDNKKLLENDPYYIANLAMLPEADKKALLYGDWNSFSGQVFTEWSDEIEHYLDRKWTHVISPFKIPETWRIFRGFDWGYSKPFSVGWYAVDNDNRLYRINELYGCTDQPNTGVKWTTEKIAKAIKEIEESDPNLKGRTIAAVADPAIFQENGGKSIADSFMEAGVYWEKGDHTRIPGKMQCHYRLAFDENGIPMFYCFSNCKDFIRTVPELIYSETKVEDINTEMEDHIYDEWRYVCMESPINERRDARAKLYEGTDGTHDPLNMIPAQLGRYDFFKYM from the coding sequence ATGAAAATAGCATGGGAGCCGCAGCCACGTCAAAAAGTATTTATGAGCCGTCCAGAGTACGAAGTATTATATGGCGGTGCAGCTGGAGGCGGAAAGAGTGACGCTATACTATGCGAGGCACTAAGGCAAGTGCATATATCAAGTTATAAAGGACTAATCTTAAGGCGTACATTTCCGCAGCTCTCGGAGCTTATGGATAGATCCATAAACCTATATTCAAAAGCCTTTCCGAGTGCAAAATTCAACGAGTCTAAATATGTCTGGAAATTCGAAAGTGGAGCAAAAATATATTTTGGAAATCTGCAAAGAGAAACAGATAAATATAACTATCAAGGTAAGGCATATGACTTTATCGCATTCGATGAGCTAACGCATTTTACGCGTACACAGTACATGTATCTAATGTCACGTAATAGACCGACAGCACCGGGAACGAGGGTGTATATAAGAGCTAGCGCAAACCCTGGGGGAGTTGGTCATGGCTGGGTAAAAAAGAGATTTATAACACCTGCGCCGCCTATGACTCGCATTAAGGGAGTATATAAAATCGTTACCCCAACAGGCGAGCTAATAGAGCGCGTACGTAGCCGCATGTTTGTACCATCAACTGTCTTTGATAATAAAAAGCTACTAGAAAACGATCCGTACTACATCGCAAATCTAGCCATGCTCCCGGAGGCAGACAAAAAAGCACTGCTGTACGGAGACTGGAATTCATTTAGCGGACAGGTATTCACAGAATGGAGCGACGAGATAGAGCACTATTTAGACCGTAAGTGGACGCATGTCATAAGTCCGTTCAAGATTCCTGAAACATGGAGAATATTTAGAGGTTTTGACTGGGGATACTCAAAGCCATTTAGTGTAGGTTGGTACGCAGTAGATAACGACAATAGGCTATACAGAATCAACGAACTATACGGCTGTACAGACCAGCCAAACACCGGCGTTAAATGGACTACTGAAAAGATTGCCAAAGCAATAAAGGAAATCGAGGAATCAGATCCGAATTTAAAAGGCAGAACTATAGCAGCAGTTGCAGATCCTGCGATATTCCAGGAAAACGGCGGTAAATCAATAGCCGATTCCTTCATGGAAGCTGGTGTGTACTGGGAGAAGGGAGACCATACACGAATACCCGGTAAAATGCAGTGCCATTATAGATTAGCTTTTGACGAAAACGGAATACCAATGTTCTACTGTTTTTCGAATTGCAAGGACTTCATAAGAACGGTACCAGAATTAATTTACAGTGAAACCAAGGTAGAGGATATCAATACCGAAATGGAAGACCATATATACGACGAATGGAGATACGTATGCATGGAATCACCTATAAATGAGCGACGAGACGCCAGAGCAAAGCTATACGAGGGAACAGACGGAACACACGACCCATTAAATATGATTCCTGCACAGCTAGGACGATACGACTTTTTCAAATACATGTAA
- a CDS encoding DUF6275 family protein: protein MDERKFIKKCKEFVRNYYNDRVESTDKNGKITTDDVFVVWFCKTLQNAKALVSTNVSDGMYYEITYNGDKNECYLDAYKKWQNVCIEM from the coding sequence ATGGACGAAAGAAAATTTATAAAGAAGTGCAAAGAATTTGTAAGAAATTATTACAACGACAGAGTGGAATCAACCGACAAGAACGGCAAAATCACAACAGATGATGTATTTGTTGTTTGGTTCTGTAAAACCTTGCAGAACGCAAAGGCTTTAGTTAGCACCAACGTATCAGACGGCATGTATTACGAAATTACATATAACGGAGATAAGAATGAGTGCTATCTTGACGCCTATAAAAAGTGGCAGAACGTTTGTATTGAAATGTAG
- a CDS encoding DNA adenine methylase, translating to MKTLLKYPGAKNRLAPWIIKHIPSHKVYCEPFLGSGAVFLNKEPAYNEILNDIDDDIYNFFKVVRKNSEELCRLIDATPYSRTEYTMVYVESEEEALSIERARRFAVKCWQGFGCGNKYKNGYRRGIGTTSPNPAKAWAKLPETIQLAAERLKNAQIENKDALELITDLYGKDTFIYIDPPYLQDTRKKYLYNHEMTDEQHMKLLKIAKESDCKIMISAYENEIYNNTLVDWRKEYKTTTAECSRKRTEVIYMNY from the coding sequence ATGAAAACGCTACTTAAGTATCCAGGAGCTAAAAATCGATTAGCACCGTGGATAATAAAGCACATACCATCTCACAAGGTGTACTGCGAACCATTTCTAGGAAGTGGTGCAGTGTTCCTAAACAAAGAGCCTGCGTACAACGAGATTTTGAATGACATTGACGATGATATTTACAACTTTTTTAAGGTTGTTAGAAAAAATTCTGAAGAACTCTGTAGATTGATAGATGCTACGCCATACTCGCGTACCGAATACACAATGGTGTATGTAGAGAGCGAAGAAGAGGCGTTATCTATCGAGCGTGCAAGAAGATTTGCCGTTAAGTGCTGGCAGGGGTTCGGATGTGGCAACAAGTATAAGAACGGTTACAGGCGAGGTATAGGCACTACAAGCCCCAACCCCGCAAAAGCGTGGGCAAAGCTCCCAGAAACGATACAGCTTGCAGCCGAAAGGCTAAAAAATGCACAGATTGAAAATAAGGATGCACTCGAACTTATAACTGACTTATATGGCAAAGACACATTTATCTATATTGACCCACCGTATCTGCAGGACACGCGGAAGAAGTACCTTTACAATCACGAAATGACAGACGAGCAGCACATGAAGCTGCTAAAAATTGCCAAAGAAAGTGACTGTAAGATTATGATTTCTGCGTATGAAAACGAGATTTACAACAACACTCTCGTTGATTGGCGAAAAGAATATAAAACGACAACTGCAGAGTGTTCGAGAAAGCGGACAGAAGTTATATACATGAACTATTAA
- a CDS encoding YdbC family protein, with amino-acid sequence MDYKIIEELATLSTDSKGRKKKLIKISWYGKEPGYEIRTFDKDGTPLKRAMLTEDEYQELAKFMIGNY; translated from the coding sequence ATGGACTACAAAATCATAGAAGAACTAGCCACTCTATCAACAGATAGCAAGGGCAGAAAAAAGAAACTTATAAAAATATCCTGGTATGGAAAAGAACCGGGATATGAAATAAGGACCTTTGATAAAGACGGAACGCCACTTAAAAGAGCAATGCTAACAGAAGATGAATATCAGGAGTTAGCAAAATTCATGATAGGGAACTATTAA
- a CDS encoding NUMOD1 domain-containing DNA-binding protein has product MDRQAILNDLKKEYGSFPTISDISRYLKISRASVRDLMNGVECLPDGRSKKYFAGDVADKIYKNRSM; this is encoded by the coding sequence ATGGATAGGCAAGCAATATTAAACGATCTTAAAAAAGAATATGGTAGCTTTCCGACTATATCAGATATATCAAGATATCTAAAAATTAGCCGTGCAAGTGTAAGAGACCTGATGAACGGCGTTGAGTGCTTGCCGGACGGAAGAAGCAAGAAATATTTTGCAGGGGATGTAGCAGACAAAATCTACAAGAATAGGAGCATGTAA
- a CDS encoding nucleoside triphosphate pyrophosphohydrolase family protein: MDTNTTRQIICTAIRDTLHAMNACKDLDMIIVTPDKDEVLLSYGDKALRVDIQDIPEEELPRFLIAKINYEQKMTLNDYQHETLRTGKEVGVIESVMGMCEEIGEVVGKINKATFRGHDADVGELIDELGDVLWYLSITAYNAGVPLESVAKLNLAKLKLRYPDGFDIERSKHEEE, translated from the coding sequence ATGGATACAAACACCACAAGACAAATTATCTGTACAGCAATAAGAGATACCCTACACGCAATGAATGCATGCAAGGACCTCGATATGATAATCGTTACACCAGATAAGGACGAAGTGCTTTTATCATACGGAGATAAGGCGCTGCGCGTAGATATTCAGGATATCCCGGAAGAAGAACTACCGAGATTCTTAATTGCAAAGATTAACTATGAACAAAAAATGACGCTAAATGACTATCAGCACGAAACGCTGAGAACAGGAAAAGAAGTAGGCGTAATCGAATCAGTAATGGGAATGTGCGAAGAGATCGGGGAAGTGGTCGGCAAAATCAATAAGGCTACATTTAGAGGGCATGATGCAGATGTGGGAGAACTAATTGATGAACTAGGAGATGTCCTATGGTACTTATCCATCACCGCATATAACGCAGGTGTACCGCTAGAATCAGTTGCAAAACTCAACCTAGCAAAGCTAAAGCTAAGATACCCAGATGGATTCGACATAGAAAGATCCAAACACGAAGAGGAATAA
- a CDS encoding DUF739 family protein, with translation MNYDYTNLKSRIKTKYTTFEKFADALEIGRSTLSLKLNNNAEWSQAEMSRAMKLLDIPETDIDKYFFCH, from the coding sequence ATGAATTACGATTATACAAACCTTAAATCACGCATTAAAACCAAGTACACCACGTTCGAAAAGTTTGCGGATGCTTTAGAAATTGGCAGATCTACGCTATCGCTTAAGTTGAACAATAATGCGGAATGGAGCCAGGCTGAAATGAGCAGAGCTATGAAATTGCTAGATATTCCAGAAACAGATATAGATAAATATTTTTTTTGCCACTAG
- a CDS encoding LexA family protein yields the protein MDIRTKRLNEAFHASGLSQSELCEKANINKGALSSYLSGRYFPKQIALEKLSSALNVSISYLMGFDDSSQKKVSSRPLPSNIILPSAHKLPIMGTICAGDGVVCEDDYQGTFIVDIDVKADYCLKVHGDSMIGANIYDGDIVFISKSYDFVQDQIYAIERLDYNEASLKRVTQDGDTLILNPCNPEYHAMVTDYEEVRIIGRCIGVLHKYV from the coding sequence ATGGATATAAGAACTAAGAGATTAAATGAAGCTTTTCACGCTTCTGGGCTCTCGCAAAGCGAGCTTTGCGAGAAAGCCAATATAAATAAAGGTGCGTTATCTTCCTATTTGTCTGGAAGGTATTTCCCTAAACAAATCGCATTAGAGAAGTTATCATCTGCATTAAACGTCTCTATTTCTTATTTGATGGGGTTTGACGATAGTTCACAAAAGAAAGTATCCTCTCGACCTCTTCCATCTAACATTATTCTGCCTTCAGCGCACAAACTCCCCATTATGGGTACTATATGCGCAGGAGATGGTGTTGTATGCGAAGATGATTACCAGGGTACGTTTATAGTAGATATAGATGTTAAAGCGGATTACTGTTTGAAGGTGCACGGTGACAGTATGATTGGTGCCAATATCTATGATGGAGATATCGTCTTTATTTCAAAGTCTTATGATTTTGTTCAAGATCAAATATATGCGATTGAAAGATTAGATTACAACGAAGCTTCTCTAAAGAGAGTTACGCAGGATGGCGATACGTTGATACTTAATCCTTGTAATCCTGAGTATCATGCAATGGTTACTGACTACGAAGAAGTGAGAATAATCGGGCGATGTATCGGAGTGTTGCATAAGTATGTGTAG